The Kosmotoga olearia TBF 19.5.1 sequence ATACTACCGTTTCTTTGAAGAGAAGGGCTGAAATTGCAAACATTGTTCAGGGGGATCTTTTTGTAAGCATTCATCACAACTACATGGAAACTTCTCCGGAGGCTGACTTTTCTATAGTTTATTACTCTACCCTTTCCGGTGATTATGCAAGAAATCTTGCAGATTATTTGATAGATAGCTTTGAAAAATACGTTGGCACAAAAGGCAATCCGGGACCGGGTGATGTTTACCTTATGAGAACAGTGAAAATTCCTGCAGTCCTTGGAGAACCGTGTCTAATGTCTAATGCGGAACGGGAAAAATGGTTGATGAATGAAGAAAATCTTCGAAAAGAGGCGCTGGCGTACAGAGATGCGATAATAAAGCTCTTCAGTCAAAAGATCCCGAAACTAACAATCGATACAGCAGAAGAAATCAGCAATGAATTTGCTGTTGCCTCTGATATACCACTTACTGAAATATCAGGTTTTTTGAATTCTACACCCCTTGAAAGAGTTATTGACGAAAATGGATTATCGGTGAAGTTTATAGTTCCAGAAAACATTGCGCCAGGTAGATACGAACTTGTCGTTTATGCTGTTTCAAAGGAAGGTATCAGGAGTAAAATGTATCGAAAATCCATAATTTATTCCCCAAGGGCTTCAGAAATATGGGTTCGCGTCCTTCCAACTGTTGCACCAGCAGTAGTGGGAAGCTATTTTCGTGTAGAGTATGCTGTTTACGCGGGGAAACACAGATTAGAAAGCATTCCAAAAATTATTTCCAGCAATGATTTTATCTCGGTGAGGAACGGTTATATTTTCGTTCCTTACATGGGAAAAGATAAAGTAACGTTGACACTCAGCAGTGGTTCAATCACGAAGGAACTAACTGTGACTTTTTCAGGAAAACAAAATGTCGAGGTTATTCAGGTATATTCTGAAGATGGGAAACTTCTTGATTTAATCCAGAGTTCGGGGAAAGTGATCATAGAAAAACCTGGATATGAACCGCTCGAATACATTCCACAACTAAAAGATCCTGTAAATTTTGCTACGGTTACGCTGAAAAGAACAAAGTATGGAGTGCTAAATGATCAATATGTGGGAATCGCTTATTCCGAGGAGTTTGAACAGGTTGCAAAAGATTTTGCCCAAAAAGTAGAAATGCTTGGAGGCAAACCAATTGTTTATCGTGCTTCGACAATGGGAGAAGAATTCAAAGCTGCTCGAGATTTCAATAAACACAACTGCATTGTTGTCGCGGTTTTCACCTTTAATACCAGCAGTAGGATTTCTATGCTATCGAGGGCACCGGTCGTAATTACCTCTGAAAAAGAAATTGATAAAGTGCTTGATATTTTGATTCAGCGAATCAGTAATTGAAATCGTGATATGTGTAAACGTATCGTTTGAAAATGTACTACAGCGATTTCATAAGAATATCTTGATAAAGCAATCTGATTAAATTCCAAGGAGGAGAAACAGGTGAATATAGCCGTACTCATAAAACAGGTACCCGATACAGATGAAGTGAAACTCGATCCTGAGACGGGAACCATGATAAGAGAAGGGTTGGAAAATATCATAAATCCCCTGGATTTGCACGCATTAGAAGCAGCTCTCAGAATAAAGGAAACTAACGGTGCTAAAGTAACGGTGGTCACAATGGGACCTCCGGTGGCTGAGGAAGCTTTAAGGGAAGCCATAGCGATGGGAGCAGATACCGCTGTGCTTGTTAGCGATAGGCGTTTTGCCGGAGCGGATACATATGCTACTGCCAGAACCCTGGTGGCCACCCTATGGAAACTCGGTAATTTCGATTTAATACTCGCGGGAGAAAAATCTATCGATGGAGAAACCGGACAGGTTGGTCCTGAAGTGGGAGCTCTCATGGGGATACCTGTATTATCCTATGTGTCTGATATATGTGACGTTTCTGAGTCTGGTATTGTGGCAGAACGAGAGGTGGAAGAAGGAAAAGAAAAGTGGAAGGTCAGTTTTCCCTGTTTGCTTACAGTTACAAAGGATGTAAACGAACCGAGATTGCCGACACTTTCAGGGAAGAAAAAGGCCAAAAAAGCGAAGATAGAGGTGCTCAATTGCGACATGACAGGGATAGATCCCGCTATGGTAGGGTTGAAAGGTTCGCCGACCAGAGTGGTGAAGATCAGCACGCCGAAGATTTCAAGAACGGTTGAGATGTACGAGGGGAAGAATTTGAATAAAGGTATAGACAAAGTGATAGAACTGCTCAAGCCGTTTTTGGAGGTAGAAAAATGAGTAAGGATATATGGGTTATAGCGGAGAGAAGAAACGACGAAATTCATTCCAGTACCTACGAATTACTGGGCAAAGCGAGGGAAATTGCTAAAAAAGCTGGAGACTTCATGGTTTGGGTGATCGTATTAAGTGAAAGAACGATGACTGAAACCGAGAAAGGGTTGTTGTACCGTTACGGTGCCGATGGGATTATAGCGGCTGTCCATGAAGTTTTTCAGAGGTTTAATTTTTTGGCTTACCTTGAAACCCTTGAGAAGCTTGCCAAAGAAGCTGAGCCAGAGATAATCCTGGCACCAGCCACCACTACCGGGAGAACGATTATGCCAGCGCTTGCAGGTGTTCTTGGTACAGGGTTGACGGCAGATTGTACCGGTCTGGATATCGAAGTTGAAACAGGAAACCTCCTTCAAACTAGGCCGGCGATCGGTGGAAATATCATGGCTATGATTAAAACACCAGCCCATAGGCCACAGATGGCTACCGTAAGACCAAAAACCTTTTCGGTACTGGAAGAAAAATATGATGGGCCGCGCGAATATCGCGAGATCCATCCCATTTTTTTCTCGAAGATCGATCGGATGGAACTGGTTGAATTTAAGGGCACCCCTTCAGAGATGAAAAGCATACAGGATTCAGAAATAGTCATATCCGGCGGTAGAGGGCTGCGAAAGCCCGAGAACCTGGAGCTGTTGAAAAGAATAGCGAAGCTTGTCAACGGTTCAGTGGGTGCTTCTAGACCTATCGTTGATTCTAAATGGATAGGGCACGAATGTCAGGTTGGACTCAGCGGGCATACCGTGAAACCAAGGGTTTATCTCGCTGCCGGAATATCCGGGGCTGTACAGCACATAGCTGGAATGCAGACATCAGATGTGATAGTGGCGATAAACAAAGACAGAAACGCACCGATATTCGATTTCTCTGATATTGGTCTTGTGGGTGATGCGTCTGAAATCCTTGAGACCATTCTAAAGCGGTTGGAAGCACTGAAAGGAGAGAAAGTAAGATGATTGAGATACAAGAAGAGTTGCTTAACAGTCTAAAAGAGATCTTTGGAGATAGAATGAAACTCGAAAGAGATTTCCTCGAGAAATACTCCCGGGATGAAACGGCTGAACTCGAAGGTTCGATGCCCGGGATAGTTCTGTTTCCCCTGACTCCAGAAGAAATTTCCAGTGTCATGAAACTGGCGAATCAATACAAAGTACCCGTAACGCCAAGAGGGGCAGGAACGGGGCTTTCGGGAGGAGCTATCCCGCCAAGTGGCGGAATTGTACTCTCGCTGGAAAAGATGAACAGGATAATCGAGTTCGATGAAGAAAACATGATGATAACCGTTGAACCGGGTGTTATAACCAATGAAATTCAGAAACTCGCTGACAGGCACGGCCTTATTTATGGGGGAGATCCATGCAGTAGCGATAGTTCCACAATAGGTGGGAATGTGGCTGAAAATGCCGGAGGAAACAAGGTCCTAAAATATGGCCCGACCGGTTATCATGTGTACGCCCTTGAGGTTGTACTTCCTACCGGTGAGATAGTCCAGTTTGGCGGAAAAAGGATAAAAGATGTTACCGGGTTCGATATGATTCATCTATTGATAGGTTCTGAGGGAACGTTGGGTATAGTTACAAAGATCACTCTCAGACTGCTTCCAAAACCAAAATATTCTGTTGCCCTGTTGGCACCCTTCGAATCTGTTGAGAAAGCCATAGACGCTGTTCCGAAACTCATGGTTAAATCCGGTACTATGCCTTCTTCACTGGAATTCATGGATCGATCTTCGATACAGTCTACATGTAAGTTTTTGAATATAGAATTTCCGTACAGTGATGCGGGAGCACACCTCATAATAGAAGTGGAGGGCAACAACAAAACAGCTGTTTCTGACGATTACGAAAGGATAGGAGATATCTGCCTGGAAGAGGGAGCGCTGGAGGTATTTGTAGCGGATAACAGAAACACTCGCGAAAAGCTCTGGAAGGTGAGAAAGTCGATAGCAGAAGCCCTTTCGGTGTACAGTCCGGTTCATTGTATGGAAGATGTTTCTGTTCCCATGGCAAGAATTCCGGAACTCATAAAAGGTGCGGAAAAGATTGCTGAGAAACACGGCCTTGAGATGTTGAGTTTCGGTCATGCCGGCGACGGGAATGTTCACGTGACATTTGTCAAAGGTGATAGAACGGAAGAGTACTGGAAAGCACATCTGGAACCTGCACTGATTGAATTATATGAGCTCGCCAGAGATCTGGGGGGATGTATCAGCGGTGAACACGGTATTGGTCTGAAGAGAAAGAAATACCTTCCTATAATCCTTGACGAGTCCCAGATCAGGTTGATAAAAGGAATAAAACGGATATTTGACCCGAACAACATACTCAATCCTGGTAAGATCGTGGATCTTTAATCGAAACACAACAACCCTATTTCACCATTGGTGAAACAAAAAAACATCCTTTGAATCGGTGATAATCCGCTTTTGGATGAAGTTTTTTATGATTTCTCCTTACCCTTTTACAGAACCGGCAAGGAGACCCCTAAGGAAATATTTACCTAATAAGGTGTACACCAAAAGAGTTGGGAGTGCTGCTAAAAGTGCCCCTGACATTTGAACATTCCATTCCACGACTTTACTTCCTGCGAGATTTACCAGGGCAACTGTAATTGGTTGTTTAGTGGGATCGCTGGTAACCGTAACCGCAAATAAGAATTCGTTCCAGATGTTGGTGAATTGCCAGATAATTACCACAACGAATCCGGGTATAGAAATCGGGAAAAGGACTTTCCAGTATGCTTTGAAAATTCCCGCACCATCTATGTGAGCAGCTTCTATGAGTTCTGAAGGAACTTCAGCATAATAATTTCTGAAAATCAACGTTGTTATTGGAAGACCATATATGATGTGTACCAGGACCAATCCCCAGATGGAACCATAGAGATTTATCCTTTGAAGGAATCTGATTAGGGGAAATAGAACACTTTGATATGGAATAAACATTCCAAAGAGTATCAAAGTAAATAACAGGTCAGATCCTTTGAATTTAATTTTTGACAGTACGTATCCATTTATTGATCCCACCATAGCCGAAATTATCGTTGCGGGTATCACGAGAATAAAACTGTTCTTTAGATTAGGAGAAAGCTTCTGAAAAGCCTTTATAAAACCGTAAAGAGAAGGTTTGGTAGGAAGGAACCACAGTCTTTCCAGACTCACTTCTGTCAGTGACTTAAAACTGGTTGAGAATAGAACATATATTGGCATTAAGAAAAAAGCTGCGAAGATGAGTAAAAGAATATATGTTAAGGTCGCATTTATTTTTTTCATCTGCTCACTTCCCTTTTCATGGATGAAATAAGGTACGGTACTATCACTACTGCTACCATTACAAGCATTATAATGGCGATGGCAGAGCCGGTAGCATATCTATTTGCCCGGAATGTAGTTTCAAACATATAAATTGCAGGTACATCAGTAACATTATTTGGGCCACTTCCGGTCATAGCATAAACAAGATCAAAGATCTTCAAGGAAATATGGCCGAGGATTATCATTGCGCTTAGGGTTATTGGACGCAAAATCGGAAATTTAATTTTCCAGAAAATTTGCTTGTCAGAAGCACCGTCAACTTTGGCTGCTTCAATCAGTGATTGTGGGATTCCTCTCAATCCTGCCAGATACATAGCCATTGTATAACCTGATAATTGCCAGATGGCGGCTATTATTACTGGAATTAGGGCAACGTTAAAATGTAGAAATGAGGTGGTGCTGGTGTACCATTTCCACTGCAAAGCTTCAAGTCCGAGCATTTTGAAAAGCAGGTTTATCCCCTGCGGGTATTTAGGCGGAATTCCCGGCGCAAAAATCCAGCTCCAAACAGTACCGGTAACAACAAAGGAAATGGCCATTGGAAATAAGAAGATGTTTTGAAATACCCTTGAACCTTTTAACCCTTTGTCCACAAGAACAGCGAGGATTATTCCCAACGATAGACAACCGATTATGAAAAAGAGAGTAAAGTAGAGCGTATTCCATAAGTCTGTCTGAAAACGTGGGTCTTCAAAAAGCCTCAGATAATTTCTTAAGCCGACGAATCTATATTCACCCCTTAGGAGTCTGGAAAAGCTGTTCCAATTCGAGAAAGAAACTCTTACAGTCCAGCCTATAAATATGTATACAAAAATGGTCAGTGACACAATCGTTGGCAGCAGAATCAGAAATCCTGTTAACTTCCGTCGAGTTGATCCTTTGATAGGCTTCACCCCCTAATGTGAAGTGAACAAAGAGGCCCCAGAGGGGCCTCCTTATTTTTATTCTAGATAGTCTTCAGCGGCGTAAATAATCTCTTTAAGCGCTTTTTTAACGTCTTTTCTGGTTATAAACATGTTGATAGTATCGTTGAGGGCAGTGACGAAGGCTTCAGGAGCGGCGGAACCATGAATGATCGACGGACAGAGGGCATTTGTTGCGAAATCGTCCATGGACCAGATCAAATAGTCATCGTAAAGGCTTCTGTCAGCATCGATTCTAGCAGGAATCGATCCTTTGATTGGGTTGAAAGTATCCTGACCTTCGACGGAAGATATAATCTTTAGCCATTTGATGGCATTCTCTCTGTGAGGAGCATTTTTCGGGAGCCCAAAGGTGTCTGTAACGACCATGAAAGAACCCTTCGTTCCGGGAACTACCATCCAGCCGAATTCTTTACCCGGTGTCCAACCCAATGTCTTCAGATATCCTTCAGCCCAGTCTCCCATCACATTAAAAGCAGCTTTGCCCTCAAACACGAGCAATGTGGCATCCTGCCATGTGAGAGAAGCATGGTTGGGGTTCACGTAATTCATAAGTTCCTTGAATATTTCCAGAGCTTCCTTTACTCCTTGATGCTCAAAGGAGGTTCTTCCATTCCAGAGACCGTTGTAGTTGTACGGGCCAAGAGTTGAAAGAAGTATGTCTTCGAATAAATGTGTTGCAGTCCATTTGTTCTTGTCACCTAATGCCAGAGGGATATAACCTGCTTTTTTAATTTTTTTCAGGACTTCTATAAATTCCGGCCACGTAGAAGGAACTTTTTCAATACCTACCTCTTCGAGAATCGCTTTGTTGTAGAAAACAACGTTTCCTCTGTGAACATTGACAGGGATAGAGTAAACTTCACCTTTGTAACTACAGATTTTGAGAATATCTTCCGGGAACTTATCGATTATTCCCCATTCTTCAAGTAAATCAGTTATCGGTTCCATCATTCCTGTAACCACATAGGTATCGATAAGTTCCATACCACCGTGGACCTGGAAAGAATCAGGTGGGTTCCCACCGAGCATTCTTGTTTTCAATACGGCTTTAGCGTTTGTACCAGCACCCCCGGCGACTGTAGCATTGATGATTTCTACATCGGGATAGTATTTGTGAAAGACATCAAAGAGCGCCAGCAAGCCTTCTTCTTCTCCACCGCCTGTCCACCAGCTAAATATTTCTAGTTGATTTGCTGAGAATGCGACAAAGGCCATTGAAAGAATCATCAAAAGAACAAAGAACTTTCTCATAACACTACCTCCCCTTTAAGATTTCCCCTTATGGGGTATTAAAAAAAGATTGTCCCTAATGATGTACATGTTCGATACTTTTGGCCTCTAACCATTTTGCAGTAGCGTAAATTCCGGCTCCGATTGCCACGGCATTGTCTGAAATTTCCGAAAGTTTCACGTCGGTTTCCTGATCGCCAAATAAATATTGAGAGACTATTTCTTTTACCGGTTGGATTAGATAATTACCCAATGCTGCCATTGTCCCACCAATAAAGACGGCCTGAGGATTTAATAAATGTATGACATTAAGAACGACAATAGAAAGCCACTTGGCACTATCGCGTACAATGGAATATACAATTTTGTTGTCAGCTTTGAGAAGATTCGCGACATCTTCAATACTGTGTGCATTCAATCCACATGACTTTATTTGGCTTGTCAATACATCTACTCCGTACAGATCTTCGAGATATTTAAATTGCCCATGAACATAAAATAAGCTGTGGCCTATTTCTCCAACATAGTCATGGGTTCCCTGATAAAGTTCATCATTAATTACAACTCCGGCTCCAATTCCTTCATTCACAAGTATGTATACGAAATTCTTTAGATACTTTGCGCCACCGTGCCACTTTTCCGCAAGTGCAGCTACATTCGCATCATTTTCTATCCAAACAGGCAGTTTGTATTTTTTTTGTATGATCTCTCCAAGCGGAATATTTATCCATCCCTCAAATTTCGGTGGACACTTTATAACACCAGTTTCGGGATCAAGAGGACCAGGGATTCCAATTCCTATAACTCCAACCTTAATCCCATGCTTTTCTGCTTTCTCCATAATATGATTAATATCCAGATAGAGCTTTTCAAGAACACTGTCTGGATCATTTTTTTTATAAGATAATCCATTGCTTTCCATCAGTACTTTCATACTGGCATCCATTAATACCGTTTTTATGTTGTGTCTTCCAAGATGGACTCCCAATGTGTACACAGCGTTCTTTTTGATATGCAAAGAGATAGGTGTTTTACCGACATTTCCGTTTGGCTTTGTCGGGGATTCTTCAACTATTCCAGCGGCTAAAAATTCCTTTATGATAGATGATACAGTCGTCTTAGTTAACCCTGTAATCCTCGAAAGCTCAACTCTGGAAATGCCGTCCTGTTTCAATAAAATATGAAGTAAAGTAATAGCGTTTTTAATTCGTGTATCTTTGGGTTTCAGTATAAGCATAGACTCCTCCAATGAATCAGTTTCAAGTTAACGAATAAATTAGTAAACTGGACTAACTAATTGGATTATATCAACAAAACACGGGGTCCTTTTAACACCTGGACCCCTTTGAATAGCATATAATACTTAACTACAATCAAATATATGGATTTATATCCGAATTCTGTAATTTTCTATAATTTACCATTTGTTTTTTCTTTTCATTGAAAACCGGATGTCTTATTTTTTGAGGATATACGTAGCCATTCAGGATTATTCGGAAGTAGAATAACCCCCTTTCTGCGCCTCTTTGACAATCTGAAGGGCTTTATCAAGCATGGGATCAGCTTTACCAATTAGCCAGGATATTTTTTCCTCAAGGTTCAGGTTTATGGGAATATCCGGCTCTATATGCTCTCCTTCTTCAAGAAGAAAAATCCTTTCTTTTGATAACTTCACTCTACATTTTGTGTTTGGTAGTAAGTATCCATGCTGTTTAAATCCGAAGTTTGCGGTTTCACTGGACCTTTCTCCGAGAATTGTCCCTATGCCTTTTCTGACTAGAAAACCAAGGAACATGAGACAACCGGAAAACACATCTTCATCTGTCAAAATCCACAGCTTTCCAGAAAACCGTTTTTTCGCAGGATACACATTCACACCATAATCTAAAATAGCGTATTTAACTCCTTCCTTGGTATAAGATTTCACCCCGATACCTATGGCCAGTTTAGTTGGTTTATCTACAAAATATCTCAACAAACTTAGCGCGGACCACCCTCCTGTATTGCCTCGAACGTCTATGATCAGATCAGTAATGGGGCTATCCAGAGCTTCTTCCATCCTGTCTATTATTTCTTGTTGAAACTCTCCATTAAAACTTGGAACTTTCAAGACACCAATAGAACCGTACAGTTCAAATGATGGACTTCTCTTTCTTACCGGTTGAGAGGTCCGTTTATAATCTTTTGGGGAGATAGATTCAATCTTCAGCGTCTTTTCTTCATTTTCATAAAGATAGGTGATTTCGAACTCCTCTGTTCCCCACCACTTAGGTAAAGATTGGAAGAAGTAATTAACCAACCAGTTCAATCTACTCTCTCCGGTTTCAGAAATACCATAAATCTCCAGCTCTTCAACAACATTCTCAACCGGAATACCGTTGATCTTTGTAACAATGGCTCCAACTGGCAAATCACAGATTGAATCAACCACCACGGCATACCCGTTTACCCGGCGCAATCTGAAGGGGAAAACTTTAATCTCGACATCCGACGGAGGATATAACATGGAGTGCTGGTCGTGAAGAATGGCTATTAATGGAGCAGCTATCATGTAGAATTCCGACCGTGTCATATCATGGTCTAATTGAGCTTTTTTCTCTTCGACAAGATTCCAGAATACATCTTTATCTACCTTGAGCCAGGGGTTGTAATACTCTTCAACAATTTTGGAGACAAGAAAATCTAAGTCCTCTCTCAACTGCTCGGGAGTAAAAAGCTTTTCGGCTAATGTGAAAGTGGAAATGAGCAAAAGGATTCCTATGAGTATATAGCGAGTTTTATTCACCACAATCCCTCCAAAGTTACTAAACAAATAATTTGAATCGCGTTAAACATTATTACCGCGTCAATATTAACATACTTCAAATTCAATTAACAAATTCATTTTCATAGGATCGCAATTTAATCTAACAGCATTGGAGGAGCTGGCTGACAGGATTTTTTAGGGATGTTCGATGAGAGACACCTGAACGCTTAATCGAACAGTATACTATTCAATTTATGATATAATCTGAACAGTATACTATTCAACTTAGGGGTGTCGCATATGACAGATCAAGAGTTGTTTTCTGTTTTAATTCGCTGGAACTACTGGGATAAAGGCGAAATACCGGATCTGATTAGAAGGAGAGAAGTTGAGTTTCTTCATAGATACTTTTCAGGAAACCTGGTTCAAATAATAAAGGGACCAAGACGTGCTGGTAAATCTTCGATATTAAAAGTGTTCTACAATGACCTCAGAGGATCAAGAGATCCCCTTTCGTTTCTTTTTATAAATCTGGAAGATGTATCACTTGCGCAAGAAGAGAGTTCACCACAATTGTTAGAGAGATTGTATAGGCTTTATAGGCAACGGGTAAATCCTTCTGGAAAGGCTATTGTATTCATTGACGAAGCTCAGAGAATATCAGGATGGGAAAGATGGGTTGAAACCTACAGAGAAATAGGTGAAGCTAAGTTCTTCATAACTGGTTCATCCTCAAAACTATCTTCTAAAGAATTGGGCACTTTGCTTACAGGAAGACATATAGATCTTACTCTTTATCCTTTTTCATTCAGAGATTTTGTTGCTTCTCGGGGATTTGGTTTTGATGAGTTATCACTTTATGCGAAGAAGGATCAAATAAAGAATCTGCTCTTTTCGTACTTTGAAACAGGGGGATTTCCGGAAGTTTTGCTTAATTATGGACCAGATGAAGGGATGGAGATTCTTGAGACCTATTTCGATGACATGATTTACAGGGATATCGTTGAACGTTGGGGAGTTAGAGATGTGCAACTGCTGAAAAGAATAGCGCTGTACGCGTTGAAAAATAGTGGTAATCTTATGACCTATCGCCAGCTTCAGAGACTTATTGAACAGGTTTCTGGTAAGACCTCTACTAACACGATATCAGAGCACATGTCCCATTTAATAGAGGCTTATATTGTTTTCGAACTAACCCTTTATAGTAACTCCATAAAGAAATCTATTCAACGTCCAAGAAAGCTGTACTCAGTGGATACGGGGCTCCGAAAAGCTGTTGTAAAACCGTTCACAGATGATTTTGGTCGTGATGCCGAAAATGTTGTC is a genomic window containing:
- a CDS encoding ATP-binding protein — encoded protein: MTDQELFSVLIRWNYWDKGEIPDLIRRREVEFLHRYFSGNLVQIIKGPRRAGKSSILKVFYNDLRGSRDPLSFLFINLEDVSLAQEESSPQLLERLYRLYRQRVNPSGKAIVFIDEAQRISGWERWVETYREIGEAKFFITGSSSKLSSKELGTLLTGRHIDLTLYPFSFRDFVASRGFGFDELSLYAKKDQIKNLLFSYFETGGFPEVLLNYGPDEGMEILETYFDDMIYRDIVERWGVRDVQLLKRIALYALKNSGNLMTYRQLQRLIEQVSGKTSTNTISEHMSHLIEAYIVFELTLYSNSIKKSIQRPRKLYSVDTGLRKAVVKPFTDDFGRDAENVVFIELLRRRYKVNYWRNNETEVDFIALGRKRNVAINVTMSNIERKDLRDRELKGLVDFPGKEFERILITDDLEDELKIEGKKITLLPLWKWLLLEQ